One Stenotrophomonas maltophilia DNA window includes the following coding sequences:
- a CDS encoding hydroxymethylglutaryl-CoA lyase, which produces MSDYVRIVEVGPRDGLQNEKQSVSAADKIELINRLSATGLRSIEATSFVSPKWIPQLADAAEVYAGIQRRPGIHYPVLVPNEQGYDRARAVGVEEVAVFTAASEAFNRTNTNAGIDESLARFEPILRRAAADGVRVRGYVSTVLGCPYQGEVPLADVVRVARALHQMGCYEISLGDTIGVGTPRKARAMLQAVAAEIPMAALAVHFHDTYGQAIANIATCLEEGVRVVDSAVSGAGGCPYAKGASGNVASEDVVYLLQGLGLDSGVDLPALAETGRWLAGLLGRATASRTGQALAAAG; this is translated from the coding sequence ATGAGCGACTACGTCCGCATCGTCGAGGTCGGCCCGCGTGACGGCCTGCAGAACGAAAAGCAGTCGGTGTCCGCCGCCGACAAGATCGAACTGATCAACCGCCTGTCGGCCACCGGTCTGCGCAGCATCGAGGCGACCAGCTTCGTCAGCCCGAAGTGGATCCCGCAGCTGGCCGACGCCGCCGAGGTCTATGCCGGCATCCAGCGCCGGCCCGGCATCCACTACCCGGTGCTGGTACCGAACGAACAGGGCTACGACCGCGCCCGCGCGGTGGGCGTGGAGGAAGTGGCGGTGTTCACCGCAGCGTCCGAGGCGTTCAACCGCACCAACACCAATGCCGGCATCGACGAATCGCTGGCCCGGTTCGAGCCGATCCTGCGCCGCGCCGCCGCCGATGGCGTGCGCGTGCGCGGTTACGTGTCCACCGTACTCGGCTGCCCCTACCAGGGCGAGGTGCCACTGGCCGACGTGGTGCGGGTGGCGCGTGCCCTGCACCAGATGGGCTGTTACGAAATCTCGCTGGGCGACACCATCGGCGTCGGCACCCCGCGCAAGGCACGGGCGATGCTGCAGGCGGTTGCCGCCGAGATTCCAATGGCGGCACTGGCCGTGCACTTCCACGACACCTACGGCCAGGCCATTGCCAACATCGCCACCTGCCTGGAAGAAGGCGTGCGCGTGGTCGACAGCGCGGTGTCCGGCGCCGGTGGCTGCCCGTATGCCAAGGGCGCCAGCGGCAACGTCGCCAGCGAGGATGTGGTCTACCTGCTGCAGGGCCTGGGCCTGGACAGCGGCGTGGACCTGCCGGCACTGGCCGAGACCGGTCGCTGGCTGGCCGGCCTGCTCGGCCGCGCCACTGCCAGCCGCACCGGGCAGGCGTTGGCCGCGGCCGGTTGA
- a CDS encoding SDR family oxidoreductase: MQLSSVRAVITGGVSGLGLAVAQHLVAQGGKVALFDLNDEKGAAAVAGLGADAARYFNVNVSDEAAVSAAIDQAHDFLGGLNVAMNCAGILGAGRVLGKEGPMPLAGFQGTVMVNLVGSFNVAKAAANRMQHNEAGTDGERGVIINTASIAAYEGQIGQAAYAASKGGVVSMTLPMARELSRFGIRVNTIAPGVFWTPMVDGMPEAVQQSLAASIPFPSRLGKPEDFASLVGFILGNTYLNGETIRLDGATRLAPK, encoded by the coding sequence ATGCAGCTGTCTTCCGTACGTGCCGTGATCACTGGCGGCGTCTCCGGCCTCGGCCTGGCCGTGGCCCAGCACCTCGTCGCCCAGGGCGGCAAGGTGGCCCTGTTCGACCTCAACGACGAAAAGGGTGCCGCCGCCGTTGCCGGGCTGGGCGCCGACGCGGCCCGCTATTTCAACGTCAACGTCAGTGATGAAGCGGCCGTCTCGGCAGCCATCGACCAGGCCCACGATTTCCTCGGCGGCCTGAACGTGGCGATGAACTGCGCCGGCATCCTCGGCGCTGGTCGCGTGCTCGGCAAGGAAGGCCCGATGCCGCTGGCCGGCTTCCAGGGCACGGTGATGGTCAACCTGGTCGGCAGCTTCAACGTGGCCAAGGCCGCGGCCAACCGCATGCAGCACAACGAGGCCGGTACCGATGGCGAGCGCGGCGTGATCATCAACACCGCCAGCATCGCCGCCTACGAAGGCCAGATCGGCCAGGCCGCGTATGCCGCCAGCAAGGGTGGCGTGGTGTCGATGACGCTGCCGATGGCGCGCGAACTGTCGCGCTTCGGCATCCGCGTCAATACGATTGCTCCAGGCGTGTTCTGGACGCCGATGGTGGACGGCATGCCCGAGGCCGTGCAGCAGTCGCTGGCCGCCTCGATTCCGTTCCCGTCGCGCCTGGGCAAGCCGGAAGACTTCGCCAGCCTGGTCGGCTTCATCCTCGGCAACACCTACCTCAATGGCGAGACCATCCGCCTGGACGGCGCTACCCGCCTCGCTCCGAAGTGA
- a CDS encoding FeoA family protein — protein MTLSELPLHTSAVVESVQDLHANDAIARRLRELGFVKGEEVRLVAKGPVGGEPLLVQVGFTRFALRISEAKRVVVDANRQERRA, from the coding sequence ATGACGCTGTCCGAACTGCCGCTGCACACCTCGGCCGTGGTCGAGTCCGTGCAGGACCTGCATGCCAACGATGCCATTGCCCGTCGCCTGCGCGAGCTGGGTTTCGTGAAGGGCGAGGAGGTGCGCCTGGTGGCCAAGGGCCCGGTGGGTGGGGAGCCGCTGCTGGTGCAGGTCGGGTTCACCCGGTTCGCGCTGCGGATCAGTGAAGCCAAGCGCGTCGTGGTCGACGCCAACCGCCAGGAGCGTCGCGCATGA
- a CDS encoding VOC family protein, whose product MLDHLGLTSADLARSKTFFLQALAPLQIGVVMEVTAEQTGAHDHIGFGSDGKPFFWLGNGGAASHGVHVAFACTSRDQVDAFHAAALAAGGRDNGAPGLRPWYHPDYYGAFVLDPEGNNIEAVCHRPVNEVAA is encoded by the coding sequence ATGCTCGATCATCTTGGTTTGACCAGCGCCGACCTGGCGCGCAGCAAGACCTTCTTCCTGCAGGCGCTGGCGCCATTGCAGATCGGCGTGGTGATGGAAGTCACCGCCGAACAGACCGGCGCGCACGATCACATCGGCTTCGGCAGCGACGGCAAGCCGTTCTTCTGGCTCGGCAATGGCGGCGCCGCCAGCCACGGCGTGCATGTCGCCTTCGCCTGCACCAGCCGAGACCAGGTGGACGCCTTCCATGCCGCCGCCCTCGCCGCCGGCGGCCGCGACAACGGCGCGCCGGGCCTGCGCCCGTGGTACCACCCGGACTACTACGGCGCCTTCGTGCTCGACCCGGAGGGCAACAACATCGAGGCGGTCTGCCATCGCCCCGTCAACGAGGTGGCCGCATGA
- a CDS encoding MerR family transcriptional regulator, translating into MRISEVSRLTGASAKAIRLYEARGLLPPVPRLNRYRDYSEQDVAWVQLIRQALGLGITLAAISRLQGPDGRLDWPAVLALLEQQRTRIASERARLEQVDLALRQVRDELQQWLHSGGTDCVLQPTGCPTGV; encoded by the coding sequence ATGCGCATCTCCGAAGTCAGCCGCCTGACCGGCGCCAGCGCCAAGGCCATCCGCCTGTACGAGGCGCGCGGCCTGCTGCCGCCGGTGCCACGTCTGAACCGCTACCGCGACTACAGCGAACAGGACGTGGCCTGGGTGCAACTGATCCGCCAGGCGTTGGGGCTGGGCATCACCCTGGCCGCGATCTCCCGCCTGCAGGGTCCCGACGGGCGGCTCGACTGGCCAGCGGTGCTGGCCTTGCTGGAGCAACAGCGCACTCGCATTGCCAGTGAGCGGGCGCGGCTGGAACAGGTCGACCTCGCCCTGCGGCAGGTCCGCGATGAACTGCAGCAATGGCTGCACTCCGGCGGCACTGATTGCGTCCTGCAACCCACCGGCTGCCCCACCGGCGTTTGA
- a CDS encoding 3-oxoacyl-ACP reductase gives MQISEQLVLVTGAGRGLGQHIARAFAAQGARVIVNYHRSEGTARALAAELGGQAIALPANVTDRNQVDAMLQHALTHFGQGVTTVVNNALAAFSFNGDARDGAADIGWPAFQVQFEGSVRGALNTVQAALPGMQARRFGRVINIGTNLFQNPVVPYHDYTAAKAALLSLTRTLAGDLGPHGITVNMLSGGLLRTTDASAATPEAVFDYIAANTPLRSVTTPAEFADAALFFASPWSRAVTGQNLVVDGGLVRD, from the coding sequence ATGCAGATCAGCGAACAGCTGGTGCTGGTCACCGGTGCCGGCCGCGGCCTTGGCCAGCACATCGCCCGCGCGTTCGCTGCGCAGGGTGCGCGCGTCATCGTCAACTACCACCGCAGCGAAGGCACCGCTCGAGCGCTGGCCGCCGAGCTGGGCGGACAGGCAATCGCACTGCCTGCCAACGTCACTGATCGCAACCAGGTCGATGCCATGCTGCAGCACGCCCTGACCCACTTCGGCCAAGGCGTCACCACGGTGGTCAACAACGCGCTGGCCGCCTTCTCGTTCAATGGTGATGCCCGCGACGGCGCCGCCGATATCGGCTGGCCGGCGTTCCAGGTGCAGTTCGAGGGCAGCGTGCGTGGCGCGCTGAACACCGTGCAGGCCGCCCTGCCCGGCATGCAGGCCCGTCGCTTCGGCCGGGTCATCAACATCGGCACCAACCTGTTCCAGAACCCGGTCGTGCCCTACCACGACTACACCGCCGCCAAGGCCGCACTGCTGTCGCTGACCCGCACCCTGGCCGGCGACCTCGGCCCGCATGGCATCACCGTGAACATGCTGTCCGGTGGCCTGCTGCGCACTACCGATGCCAGCGCCGCCACGCCCGAAGCGGTGTTCGACTACATCGCCGCAAACACGCCACTGCGCAGCGTCACCACCCCGGCCGAGTTCGCCGATGCCGCGCTGTTCTTCGCCAGCCCGTGGTCACGCGCGGTGACCGGGCAGAACCTGGTGGTGGATGGCGGACTGGTGCGGGACTGA
- a CDS encoding nuclear transport factor 2 family protein, producing the protein MERNIVEDLHEQQLMVLEQRLCAALLQNDHDALTALVSPALFMMDGHGGRMLDLPWLGDWLAGGLQVRSLQLHTVETLLCGRLALLSSNVRLSVCEQGQERELKLRLLRVWTCSSGDSGAQLLSMAVLAA; encoded by the coding sequence ATGGAACGGAACATCGTTGAAGATCTGCACGAGCAACAGTTGATGGTGCTGGAGCAGCGCCTGTGCGCAGCGCTGCTGCAAAATGATCACGATGCGCTGACCGCGCTGGTATCGCCGGCCTTGTTCATGATGGATGGCCACGGCGGGCGCATGCTCGATCTGCCCTGGCTGGGCGATTGGCTGGCCGGTGGCCTGCAGGTACGAAGCCTGCAGCTGCACACGGTGGAAACGCTGCTGTGTGGCCGCCTGGCGCTGCTGTCCAGCAATGTGCGCTTGTCGGTGTGCGAGCAGGGCCAGGAGCGCGAGCTGAAACTGCGCCTGCTGCGGGTCTGGACCTGCAGTTCCGGCGACAGCGGCGCGCAGCTGCTGTCGATGGCGGTGCTGGCCGCATGA
- the feoB gene encoding ferrous iron transporter B, producing the protein MTAAASTAPLRIALVGNPNSGKTALFNQLTGSRQKVANYTGVTVERKEGRLRAPSGREFAVLDLPGAYSLHPASLDEAITRDLCRGFYPGEAAPDVLLCVIDATNLRLHLRFALELRELGKPMVVALNMIDAAQRRGIQVDVAALERELGVPVVETVAVRKQGAKALVERLDAMVPHLDAPVPGPEGGIDYHAKVREILSVAVRMPARTAKIDDALDRWLLHPVFGLISLAVVMFLIFQAVYAWATPLMDGIEAGFAWLGAFVGSVLPEGPLASLLTDGIIAGVGGVVVFLPQILILFFFILVLEESGYLPRAAFLLDRMMAAAGLSGRSFIPLLSSFACAVPGIMSTRSIQDPRDRLATILVAPLMTCSARLPVYALLIGAFIPQKTVWGVFNQQGLVLFGLYAAGILSALAMSWIMKKWRRDKSEHPLMLELPSYRLPHVRDLAVGLYERGMIFLKRVGGIILALTILLWVLLSFPAAPAGATMPAIDYSYAGQIGHAMAVFFAPLGFNWQICIALIPGLAAREVAVSSLATVYALSAADDDAASQALTPLISDGWSLATALSLLVWYIYAPMCISTLATIKRETNSWKTMAFSAFYLFAAAYVAALITYQVTRALGGG; encoded by the coding sequence ATGACCGCTGCAGCCTCTACCGCGCCCCTGCGCATCGCGCTGGTGGGTAACCCCAACAGTGGCAAGACCGCGCTGTTCAACCAGCTGACCGGCAGCCGCCAGAAGGTCGCCAACTACACCGGCGTCACCGTCGAACGCAAGGAAGGCCGCCTGCGTGCGCCGTCCGGTCGTGAGTTCGCGGTGCTTGACCTGCCCGGTGCCTACAGCCTGCATCCGGCCAGCCTGGACGAGGCGATCACCCGCGACCTGTGCCGGGGCTTCTACCCGGGCGAAGCCGCGCCGGACGTGCTGCTGTGCGTGATCGACGCCACCAACCTGCGCCTGCACCTGCGTTTCGCGCTGGAACTGCGCGAACTGGGCAAGCCGATGGTGGTGGCCCTGAACATGATCGATGCCGCCCAGCGCCGTGGCATCCAGGTGGATGTGGCCGCGCTGGAGCGCGAGCTGGGCGTGCCGGTGGTGGAAACCGTGGCGGTGCGCAAGCAGGGTGCCAAGGCCCTGGTCGAGCGGCTCGATGCGATGGTGCCGCACCTGGATGCGCCGGTGCCGGGCCCGGAGGGTGGCATCGACTACCACGCCAAGGTGCGCGAGATCCTGTCGGTGGCCGTGCGCATGCCGGCGCGGACCGCGAAGATCGACGACGCGCTGGACCGCTGGCTGCTGCATCCGGTGTTCGGACTGATCAGCTTGGCGGTGGTGATGTTCCTGATCTTCCAGGCGGTGTACGCCTGGGCGACTCCGTTGATGGACGGCATCGAGGCCGGTTTCGCCTGGCTCGGTGCTTTCGTCGGCAGCGTGCTGCCGGAAGGCCCGTTGGCCAGCCTGCTGACCGACGGCATCATCGCCGGCGTCGGTGGCGTGGTGGTGTTCCTGCCGCAGATCCTGATCCTGTTCTTCTTCATCCTGGTGCTGGAGGAATCCGGCTACCTGCCGCGTGCGGCGTTCCTGCTCGACCGCATGATGGCCGCGGCCGGCCTGTCAGGCCGCTCGTTCATCCCGCTGCTGTCCAGCTTCGCCTGCGCGGTGCCCGGCATCATGTCCACCCGCAGCATCCAGGACCCGCGTGACCGCCTGGCCACGATCCTGGTGGCGCCGCTGATGACCTGCTCGGCGCGACTGCCGGTGTATGCATTGCTGATCGGTGCTTTCATTCCGCAGAAGACGGTATGGGGCGTGTTCAACCAGCAGGGCCTGGTGCTGTTCGGCCTGTATGCGGCGGGCATCCTCAGTGCGCTGGCGATGTCGTGGATCATGAAGAAGTGGCGCCGCGACAAGAGCGAGCACCCCCTGATGCTGGAGCTGCCGTCGTACCGGCTGCCGCACGTGCGCGACCTGGCGGTGGGCCTGTACGAGCGCGGCATGATCTTCCTCAAGCGCGTTGGCGGCATCATCCTGGCGCTGACCATCCTGCTGTGGGTGCTGCTGTCGTTCCCGGCGGCACCGGCTGGCGCCACGATGCCGGCGATCGACTACAGCTACGCCGGCCAGATCGGCCATGCGATGGCGGTGTTCTTCGCGCCGCTGGGCTTCAACTGGCAGATCTGCATTGCGCTGATTCCGGGCCTGGCCGCGCGCGAAGTGGCGGTGTCCTCGCTGGCCACTGTGTACGCGCTGTCGGCGGCCGATGACGATGCCGCCAGCCAGGCGCTGACCCCGCTGATCAGCGACGGCTGGTCGCTGGCCACCGCGCTGTCGCTGCTGGTCTGGTACATCTACGCCCCGATGTGCATCTCGACGCTGGCCACCATCAAGCGCGAGACCAATTCGTGGAAGACGATGGCCTTCTCGGCGTTCTACCTGTTTGCTGCGGCCTACGTGGCGGCGCTGATCACCTACCAGGTGACCAGGGCGCTGGGAGGCGGCTGA
- a CDS encoding enoyl-CoA hydratase/isomerase family protein, with product MNDALQIERRGAVLTLWLNRPELHNAFDASLIARLTAALEAAGRDDSVRAVVVAGHGASFSAGADMQWMRGMAAASEADNREDSLALARLMRTLDELPKPTLARVHGAAFGGGVGLVACCDIAIASTSARFGLTESRLGLLPAVISPYVIEAIGPRQARRWFATGEHFDADTALRIGLVHQLVEPERLDEALERQLALLDKAGPIASSTAKQLVRQVRDSHDRDALDRDNAALIARLRVSAEGQEGLGAFLDKRAPHWVTEA from the coding sequence ATGAACGATGCTTTGCAGATCGAGCGCCGTGGCGCCGTCCTCACCCTCTGGCTGAACCGGCCGGAGCTGCACAACGCCTTTGACGCCAGCCTGATCGCCCGGCTGACCGCCGCACTGGAAGCCGCCGGCCGCGATGATTCGGTCCGGGCCGTGGTGGTGGCCGGCCACGGCGCCTCCTTCTCGGCCGGTGCCGACATGCAGTGGATGCGCGGCATGGCCGCCGCCAGCGAGGCCGACAACCGCGAGGACTCGCTGGCCTTGGCGCGACTGATGCGCACCCTGGACGAGCTGCCCAAGCCGACCCTGGCCCGGGTCCACGGCGCGGCCTTCGGTGGCGGCGTCGGCCTGGTTGCCTGCTGCGACATCGCCATCGCCAGCACCTCGGCCCGCTTCGGCCTGACCGAAAGCCGCCTCGGCCTGCTGCCGGCGGTGATCTCGCCCTACGTGATCGAGGCCATCGGCCCACGCCAGGCGCGGCGCTGGTTCGCCACCGGCGAGCACTTCGACGCCGATACCGCCCTGCGCATCGGCCTGGTCCACCAGCTGGTCGAGCCCGAGCGCCTGGACGAGGCGCTGGAGCGGCAGCTGGCCCTGCTCGACAAGGCCGGCCCGATCGCCTCGTCCACCGCCAAGCAGCTGGTCCGGCAGGTCCGCGACAGCCATGACCGCGACGCGCTGGATCGGGATAATGCCGCCCTGATCGCGCGCCTGCGGGTGTCCGCCGAGGGCCAGGAAGGCCTGGGCGCCTTCCTCGACAAGCGCGCCCCCCATTGGGTCACGGAAGCCTGA
- a CDS encoding DUF4304 domain-containing protein, whose translation MKSSTVFSKCARKTGFAGTSTTRYRLLDDALLVVNHQRASESRGFYVNAGLYFPELLAYPLAPDDLETAFRYRSSIPTPHVDWRIEETPGLRRTFIQQDLEDLLEAGNRDGLKGLLLDALADVAGFAATHGNRESVRRLNQDGNFRALIRREV comes from the coding sequence ATGAAATCCTCGACCGTCTTCAGCAAGTGCGCCCGGAAGACCGGCTTTGCCGGCACGTCGACGACCCGCTACCGCTTGCTGGATGACGCCCTGCTTGTCGTGAATCACCAACGCGCCAGCGAAAGTCGGGGCTTCTATGTGAATGCCGGGCTCTACTTTCCAGAGCTGCTCGCGTATCCCCTCGCACCTGACGATCTTGAAACCGCGTTCAGGTACCGCTCCAGCATTCCTACGCCCCATGTCGACTGGCGGATCGAAGAAACGCCGGGCCTGCGCCGGACCTTCATCCAGCAGGATCTCGAAGATCTGCTGGAAGCCGGTAACCGAGACGGACTGAAAGGCCTGCTGCTCGATGCCCTTGCCGACGTGGCGGGCTTCGCGGCAACCCATGGAAACCGGGAGTCGGTGCGGCGATTGAATCAGGACGGGAACTTCCGCGCGCTCATCCGCAGAGAGGTCTGA
- the dapB gene encoding 4-hydroxy-tetrahydrodipicolinate reductase codes for MNQTPLRLLIHGASGRMGQALLRLAAEHPETLQIVAAVTGRAPAQRVVDGVPFFGASELPGAPVFDVAIDFSLPEGFDPMLALCVERGVGLVSGTTGISSAQRQALDAAAATIPLVWASNFSLGVAVLDELVERAAQALAGWDCDIVESHHTQKKDAPSGTALTLGAAAQRGGAEPHYASLRAGDIVGEHLVQFTGLGERIELVHRATNRDIFARGALFAARQLQGRAPGSYRVRDLLQ; via the coding sequence ATGAACCAGACTCCCCTGCGATTGCTCATTCACGGTGCCTCCGGGCGCATGGGCCAGGCCTTGCTGCGGCTGGCCGCCGAACATCCCGAAACCCTGCAGATCGTGGCAGCAGTGACCGGCCGTGCGCCGGCCCAGCGCGTGGTCGACGGCGTGCCGTTCTTCGGCGCCAGCGAACTGCCTGGCGCGCCGGTGTTCGATGTGGCGATCGACTTCAGCCTGCCGGAGGGTTTCGACCCGATGCTGGCGTTGTGCGTAGAGCGGGGCGTGGGGCTGGTGTCGGGCACCACCGGCATCTCCAGCGCCCAGCGCCAAGCGCTGGACGCGGCGGCGGCGACTATCCCGCTGGTCTGGGCATCGAACTTCAGCTTGGGCGTGGCGGTGCTGGACGAGCTGGTCGAGCGCGCCGCGCAGGCGTTGGCCGGCTGGGACTGTGACATCGTCGAGTCGCACCATACGCAGAAGAAGGACGCGCCGTCGGGCACTGCGCTGACCCTGGGCGCGGCCGCGCAGCGGGGCGGGGCGGAGCCGCATTACGCCAGCCTGCGTGCCGGTGACATCGTCGGCGAACACCTGGTCCAGTTCACCGGCCTGGGCGAGCGCATCGAGCTGGTGCACCGGGCTACCAACCGCGACATCTTCGCCCGCGGCGCCCTGTTTGCCGCCCGCCAGCTGCAGGGCCGGGCCCCGGGCAGCTATCGGGTGCGGGACCTGCTGCAGTAA
- the yeiP gene encoding elongation factor P-like protein YeiP encodes MKANDIKKGNVVEFNNGVYQIRDIERSSPQGRGGNVRFRFIMYSVPGGNKLDASFDADDNLVEVELLRRQSTYSYKDGDAFVFLDDEDYTPYTLDADVIGDDAGYITDGLTGIYVQVIDEQPVAIQLPASVVLEVIETPPELKGGTATKRPKPAKLNTGIEIMVPEYIVNGERVLVNTATGEFAGRAD; translated from the coding sequence ATGAAAGCCAACGACATCAAGAAGGGCAACGTCGTCGAGTTCAACAACGGCGTGTACCAGATCCGCGACATCGAGCGCAGCTCGCCGCAGGGTCGCGGCGGCAACGTCCGCTTCCGCTTCATCATGTACAGCGTGCCGGGCGGCAACAAGCTCGACGCCAGCTTCGATGCCGACGACAACCTGGTCGAGGTCGAACTGCTGCGCCGCCAGTCCACCTATTCGTACAAGGACGGCGATGCCTTCGTGTTCCTCGATGACGAGGACTACACCCCCTACACCCTGGACGCGGACGTGATCGGCGACGACGCCGGCTACATCACCGATGGCCTGACCGGCATCTACGTGCAAGTGATCGACGAGCAGCCGGTGGCGATCCAGCTGCCGGCCTCGGTGGTGCTGGAAGTGATCGAGACCCCGCCGGAACTGAAGGGTGGCACCGCCACCAAGCGCCCGAAGCCGGCCAAGCTCAACACCGGCATCGAAATCATGGTGCCGGAGTACATCGTCAACGGCGAGCGCGTGCTGGTGAACACCGCCACCGGCGAATTCGCTGGCCGTGCCGACTAA
- a CDS encoding NAD(P)H-dependent oxidoreductase yields MSRSILILLGHPDRDSLCGALAQRYATAAENAGHRVRLIALGDLEFDPVLRHGYRQIQPLEADLQDAADAIEACDHLVLVYPTWWGAMPALLKGFFDRVLLPGYAFRYRRDSVWWERLLAGRSARVITTLDTPPWYYRWIYRDPGIIQIRATILEFCGIRPVRVSRLGAVRSSSPAQRERWLALAAELGARAR; encoded by the coding sequence GTGTCCCGCTCCATCCTGATCCTGCTCGGCCATCCCGACCGCGACAGCCTGTGTGGCGCCCTCGCCCAGCGCTATGCCACGGCCGCCGAGAACGCCGGCCACCGGGTGCGCCTGATCGCGCTGGGCGACCTTGAATTCGACCCGGTGCTTCGCCATGGCTACCGCCAGATCCAGCCGCTGGAAGCCGATCTGCAGGACGCCGCCGATGCGATCGAAGCCTGCGATCACCTGGTGCTGGTCTATCCCACCTGGTGGGGTGCGATGCCGGCGCTGCTGAAGGGCTTCTTCGATCGCGTGCTGTTGCCGGGATACGCCTTTCGCTACCGGCGCGATTCGGTGTGGTGGGAGCGGCTGCTGGCCGGGCGCAGCGCGCGGGTGATCACCACGCTGGATACGCCGCCCTGGTATTACCGCTGGATCTACCGCGACCCGGGCATCATCCAGATCCGAGCCACTATTCTGGAATTCTGCGGCATCCGCCCGGTGCGGGTCAGCCGACTCGGTGCGGTGCGCAGCAGCAGCCCGGCGCAGCGGGAGCGATGGCTGGCGCTGGCAGCGGAGCTGGGAGCGCGGGCTCGGTAG
- a CDS encoding DUF6587 family protein encodes MDAGLLIQYLIIAVAVLVSAWVVLKKQFPGTVRKLRGVLALALLKPGRAAWVQALGRKIAPPASGGGGACGGCDSCGPTPPKQH; translated from the coding sequence ATGGATGCCGGCCTGCTGATCCAGTACCTGATCATCGCGGTGGCCGTGCTGGTCAGTGCCTGGGTGGTGCTGAAGAAGCAGTTCCCGGGCACCGTGCGCAAGCTGCGCGGGGTGCTGGCGCTGGCCCTGCTGAAGCCGGGTCGCGCTGCCTGGGTGCAGGCGCTGGGGCGGAAGATCGCACCGCCGGCGAGCGGAGGCGGTGGTGCCTGTGGCGGTTGCGACAGCTGCGGGCCGACGCCGCCCAAGCAGCACTGA
- a CDS encoding COG3650 family protein: MRVVPSLLAASLGLVLAACQPAQPPAAGGTDAPPSTPQPSVSTEGGSETAYQCGDLDVRATFNGEDAATVVIGERTFAMTSERAASGAKYGDGQGNSFWTKGSDDGLLSLKGEADRECHVVEATEGDGSAGNAAFRATGNEPGWLAVVDGDTPGLQVEVDYGERRFDVAKPTEGADGWSGKASDGTDVKLSFQRTTCQDDMSGEAFDAKVNLTIGTRQYHGCGNFGAKQP; encoded by the coding sequence ATGCGTGTAGTTCCCAGTCTGTTGGCAGCCTCCCTCGGGTTGGTGCTGGCCGCGTGCCAGCCGGCCCAACCGCCCGCCGCGGGCGGCACTGATGCCCCGCCTTCCACGCCGCAGCCGAGCGTCAGCACCGAAGGTGGCAGCGAGACCGCCTACCAGTGTGGTGATCTGGACGTGCGCGCGACCTTCAATGGTGAGGATGCGGCCACGGTGGTGATCGGCGAACGCACCTTCGCCATGACTTCCGAGCGCGCGGCATCCGGCGCCAAGTATGGCGATGGCCAGGGCAACAGCTTCTGGACCAAGGGCAGTGATGACGGCCTGCTGAGCCTGAAGGGCGAGGCGGACCGCGAGTGCCATGTGGTCGAAGCCACTGAAGGCGATGGCAGCGCCGGCAATGCTGCGTTCCGTGCCACCGGCAATGAGCCCGGCTGGCTGGCAGTTGTCGACGGCGACACGCCGGGCCTGCAGGTGGAAGTGGATTATGGTGAGCGTCGCTTCGATGTCGCCAAGCCCACCGAAGGTGCTGATGGCTGGAGTGGCAAGGCATCCGATGGCACCGACGTGAAGCTCAGCTTCCAGCGCACCACCTGCCAGGACGACATGAGTGGCGAGGCATTCGATGCCAAGGTGAACCTGACCATCGGCACCCGCCAGTACCACGGCTGTGGCAACTTCGGCGCGAAGCAGCCGTAA